One window of Methanocorpusculum vombati genomic DNA carries:
- a CDS encoding 23S rRNA (pseudouridine(1915)-N(3))-methyltransferase RlmH, whose product MQIQVLCVGRIKDSYLNEGIAEFAKRLRPYTTVFVTELAEVKVPESASPSAEMQVKEREGEKILAGVKPGFLTIALDPRAPLIASEEIAAQLGEAELSGKNICFIIGGPLGLGPAVLAAADRKVSFSRLTFTHTMIRLILFEQIYRGFRILRGEPYHK is encoded by the coding sequence ATGCAGATTCAGGTCCTGTGTGTCGGCAGGATTAAGGACAGCTATCTGAATGAGGGAATCGCCGAGTTTGCAAAGCGGCTGAGACCCTATACCACTGTTTTTGTGACGGAACTTGCAGAAGTGAAGGTGCCGGAAAGTGCATCACCTTCCGCAGAAATGCAGGTGAAGGAACGGGAAGGCGAAAAGATCCTTGCCGGAGTGAAGCCCGGATTTCTGACGATTGCGCTGGACCCCCGTGCGCCGCTGATCGCAAGCGAGGAGATAGCAGCACAGCTGGGAGAGGCAGAACTTTCAGGGAAGAACATATGTTTTATTATCGGAGGACCGCTCGGCCTGGGGCCGGCGGTTCTTGCGGCTGCGGATCGGAAGGTATCGTTTTCCCGGCTGACCTTTACACATACGATGATCCGGCTGATTTTATTTGAACAGATTTACCGGGGTTTCCGGATTCTGCGCGGAGAGCCGTATCATAAGTAA
- the mmp10 gene encoding methyl coenzyme M reductase-arginine methyltransferase Mmp10 (Mmp10 (methanogenesis marker protein 10) is a cobalamin-requiring radical SAM methyltransferase that creates the methylarginine modification to methyl coenzyme M reductase.): protein MVHLTVDIGGRPGADCRGFCAYCYFKHAKDVPPFGCRYCLPFLKGCDYCSRGVKEEYSGFLPLQTVAESFLADLQMVTGDVTRITISGGGDPSCYPEFRDLVELLGTLDIPLHIGYTSGKGFDDPEIANFLIANHLTEVSFTVFAADAELRRKWMHDPTPEASLAIIRRLAQEIDVYAAIVVLPEVNDGAVLTETLSWLSDIGVKGVILMRFANRPEQGLILENAPILPGQRVHTIEEFSELVRKSAAAFPDLRISGTPLYDPLFDSPFAIRNMPELLDRLPMIHKRATIITGAVASPYIRTILSARGGDPSSVIAVNKEIACLITIDDLTSLHLPDLCDTVILPGRAFVHDAEAEKVLSRDGVYRTVVRGPEMLSADGETSMGMTEVDVLTMEMEGFSALIRLINQYGCPT, encoded by the coding sequence ATGGTGCATCTTACCGTTGATATAGGCGGACGTCCCGGTGCCGACTGCCGGGGGTTTTGTGCCTACTGCTACTTCAAGCATGCGAAGGATGTACCTCCGTTCGGCTGCCGGTACTGTCTTCCGTTTTTGAAAGGCTGTGACTACTGTTCCCGCGGGGTCAAAGAAGAGTACTCCGGGTTTCTGCCTCTGCAAACCGTTGCTGAGTCGTTTCTTGCAGACCTCCAGATGGTTACGGGAGACGTTACTCGCATCACCATCTCCGGCGGGGGTGACCCCAGCTGCTATCCTGAATTCCGCGATCTGGTGGAGCTGCTCGGAACACTGGACATTCCGCTGCACATCGGCTACACCAGCGGCAAAGGCTTTGATGACCCGGAGATTGCCAACTTTTTGATTGCAAACCACCTGACCGAAGTTTCATTCACCGTGTTTGCTGCGGACGCAGAACTCAGACGGAAATGGATGCATGATCCAACCCCGGAAGCGTCGCTTGCGATCATCCGCCGTCTTGCACAAGAAATTGATGTGTATGCGGCGATCGTTGTCCTTCCGGAGGTAAATGACGGTGCTGTTCTTACCGAAACACTGTCATGGCTTTCAGACATCGGAGTGAAGGGAGTAATTCTGATGCGGTTTGCAAACCGCCCGGAACAGGGACTGATCCTTGAAAATGCCCCAATTCTCCCCGGTCAGCGGGTGCACACAATCGAAGAGTTTTCTGAACTGGTACGGAAAAGTGCAGCAGCATTCCCCGATCTCCGGATCTCCGGAACTCCGCTGTATGATCCCCTCTTCGACTCACCGTTTGCCATCCGCAACATGCCCGAACTGCTGGATCGTCTGCCGATGATTCACAAAAGAGCAACAATTATAACCGGCGCCGTTGCATCTCCATATATCAGAACAATTCTCTCGGCCCGCGGCGGGGACCCGTCTTCCGTCATAGCGGTGAACAAAGAGATCGCCTGTCTGATAACCATTGATGATCTTACATCACTTCATCTGCCGGATCTCTGTGATACCGTAATACTTCCCGGCCGCGCATTTGTGCATGATGCGGAGGCGGAAAAGGTTCTTTCGCGTGATGGCGTGTACCGCACGGTCGTCCGGGGACCTGAAATGCTTTCAGCTGACGGGGAGACAAGTATGGGTATGACGGAGGTTGATGTCCTTACCATGGAAATGGAAGGGTTTTCTGCGCTTATCCGGCTGATAAACCAGTATGGGTGTCCTACATGA
- a CDS encoding CDP-alcohol phosphatidyltransferase family protein produces MNITALRPRLIGCIDPIGNAFVRIGLKPNQITILSLVFGIACAVCYMQHLFLLGSILLAVSAVLDLVDGNVARKTNRKSDFGAVLDWIIDKYVDGLVLLGIGLSGTAVISQFLTVPSWVDTAIVGLAIIGSLMNTFIKPVTYAEIGYTKKEDGKISDPLEGIGFFGRPETILCLILFGLVSQIWIAVLLIAVCTNLSALQRILYLARRHGAYKEE; encoded by the coding sequence ATGAATATTACCGCTCTTCGTCCCCGGCTGATTGGCTGCATTGATCCAATCGGCAATGCCTTCGTCCGGATTGGACTTAAACCAAACCAGATAACAATACTTTCCCTCGTTTTCGGCATTGCCTGCGCTGTATGTTATATGCAGCATCTGTTCCTCCTCGGCAGTATCCTGCTTGCGGTCTCCGCCGTACTGGACCTCGTCGATGGAAATGTGGCCCGGAAAACCAACCGCAAGAGTGATTTCGGTGCGGTACTTGACTGGATCATCGACAAATACGTGGACGGACTGGTCCTTCTGGGAATCGGTCTTTCCGGAACTGCCGTCATCTCCCAGTTCCTCACCGTTCCGTCCTGGGTTGATACCGCAATCGTCGGCCTTGCCATTATCGGTTCGCTGATGAACACCTTCATCAAACCGGTAACCTACGCAGAAATCGGTTACACCAAAAAAGAGGACGGGAAGATCAGTGATCCTCTGGAAGGAATCGGGTTCTTCGGCAGACCCGAGACCATTCTCTGTCTCATCCTCTTCGGCCTCGTCAGCCAGATCTGGATCGCCGTACTTCTCATTGCTGTCTGCACCAACCTTTCGGCTCTGCAGAGAATTCTCTACCTTGCACGCCGTCACGGCGCCTACAAGGAAGAGTAA
- a CDS encoding HEAT repeat domain-containing protein, producing MDAKTFLCCIEAIKSSDIAVQEEAANAVAALMDSCWLPQILHHLNDPSPLVRRVMLWTLRNYAGQIAYPQFLAYLHDPDMAVREAALLLFMEGGSPACDALVAAAVSSEEEEIRFSAVQALGQFRTPEALVPLMHAAGAKNPDIREVAVLSLGVYADACVIPQLLAALADDPQIRLAALEGLRGRELSPEDLVQVSGCLSDAEFPEIRAAAVAVLGPLVPEESAEDASPQVRRAVASVTASQALLVQLCTDTDASVRMAAAEAVGKQGYMMEDVLLPLLSDAVPGVRRAAVTALASSRRPDVVTALIACLHDPKPGIQAAAATALGEIGGDDVIAALTEASKSGNAILRGIMKNALNAALKKNKK from the coding sequence ATGGATGCAAAGACCTTTTTGTGCTGCATTGAGGCAATAAAAAGCAGCGATATTGCGGTGCAGGAGGAAGCGGCAAATGCAGTTGCGGCATTGATGGACAGCTGCTGGCTGCCGCAGATTTTGCATCATCTCAATGATCCAAGTCCTCTTGTCCGAAGAGTAATGCTCTGGACCCTGCGAAACTATGCCGGGCAGATTGCGTATCCGCAGTTTCTTGCATATCTCCATGATCCTGATATGGCAGTGCGCGAGGCGGCGCTTCTTTTGTTTATGGAAGGGGGAAGCCCTGCATGCGATGCACTTGTTGCGGCGGCAGTTTCTTCTGAGGAGGAGGAAATCCGGTTTTCTGCGGTTCAGGCCCTCGGACAGTTCCGGACTCCTGAGGCGCTCGTTCCCCTGATGCATGCGGCAGGTGCAAAAAACCCTGATATCCGCGAGGTTGCAGTTTTATCCCTCGGCGTGTATGCGGATGCATGCGTGATTCCGCAGCTTCTTGCAGCACTGGCGGACGACCCGCAGATTCGTCTTGCAGCGCTTGAAGGTCTCCGGGGAAGGGAACTGTCTCCTGAGGATCTGGTACAGGTTTCGGGATGCCTCTCTGATGCCGAGTTTCCGGAGATCCGTGCAGCGGCGGTTGCTGTACTCGGCCCTCTGGTCCCTGAGGAGTCTGCTGAGGATGCAAGTCCCCAGGTCCGCCGTGCAGTTGCATCCGTAACCGCGTCCCAGGCCCTTTTGGTACAACTGTGTACAGATACCGATGCATCAGTCCGGATGGCCGCCGCAGAAGCTGTCGGCAAACAGGGGTATATGATGGAGGATGTGCTTCTGCCGCTCTTATCCGATGCCGTTCCCGGCGTGCGGCGTGCAGCGGTGACCGCTCTTGCATCATCCCGGCGGCCCGATGTGGTTACGGCACTGATCGCCTGTCTGCATGATCCAAAACCAGGAATTCAGGCAGCTGCAGCAACCGCCCTTGGCGAGATCGGCGGCGATGACGTGATCGCCGCACTCACCGAGGCATCAAAGAGCGGGAACGCGATTCTCCGCGGAATTATGAAGAACGCGCTGAACGCAGCCCTGAAAAAAAATAAAAAATAG
- a CDS encoding DUF5350 domain-containing protein — protein sequence MGKTGSINWHQVKGVNGQIRLVPQKEGEVKKPGPNQRFKRASIVTKIESRMANAPQQGRRGPKIADPRVRRRIRRSKKSMMGAKAKAKR from the coding sequence ATGGGTAAGACAGGTAGCATCAACTGGCACCAGGTCAAAGGTGTCAACGGTCAGATCAGACTCGTTCCCCAGAAAGAGGGAGAAGTCAAGAAACCAGGACCGAACCAGAGATTCAAGAGAGCAAGCATTGTTACGAAGATCGAGAGCCGCATGGCAAACGCTCCGCAGCAGGGCCGCCGTGGACCAAAGATTGCAGACCCGCGCGTTCGCCGCCGGATCCGCAGATCCAAGAAGTCCATGATGGGCGCAAAGGCAAAGGCAAAGCGCTGA
- a CDS encoding ribonuclease III domain-containing protein yields the protein MKYAKLYEKIGYTFKNEAYLDHAMTRTAYAREHETPMNETMDSLAVLGDAVLDLVMICEIMAEGEYDKGEITRKKIDAVNMTVVRKIAERLELPSYMQWGKGELRMQIWTSGRVSAECFEALVGAAYMDGGVEAATTIIRTVRTPHGSAK from the coding sequence ATGAAATATGCTAAGCTATATGAGAAGATAGGATACACGTTCAAAAATGAAGCGTATCTTGACCATGCAATGACACGGACTGCATACGCCCGCGAACATGAAACTCCGATGAATGAAACCATGGATTCCCTTGCTGTCCTCGGTGACGCAGTGCTGGATCTGGTAATGATCTGCGAGATCATGGCGGAAGGCGAGTATGACAAAGGTGAGATTACCCGCAAAAAGATTGATGCCGTCAATATGACGGTTGTCCGAAAAATTGCTGAACGACTGGAACTTCCCTCGTATATGCAATGGGGGAAGGGTGAACTCCGCATGCAGATATGGACGAGCGGCCGGGTGTCTGCAGAATGTTTTGAGGCGCTGGTCGGCGCCGCATACATGGACGGCGGTGTTGAGGCTGCAACGACGATTATCAGAACCGTTCGTACGCCGCACGGCTCGGCAAAATAA
- a CDS encoding peptidylprolyl isomerase, giving the protein MVRVKASHILVKTESEAKQLMKQLADGDDFAKLAKLHSQCPSGRSGGDLGYFGKGQMVKPFEDAAFKAKAGDVVGPVKTQFGWHVIKVTDVKN; this is encoded by the coding sequence ATGGTACGGGTGAAGGCATCCCACATTCTGGTAAAGACGGAATCCGAGGCAAAACAACTGATGAAACAGCTTGCCGATGGTGATGATTTTGCAAAACTCGCAAAGCTTCATTCCCAGTGTCCGTCCGGAAGATCCGGCGGCGATCTGGGATATTTCGGGAAAGGACAGATGGTGAAGCCGTTCGAGGATGCGGCATTTAAGGCAAAGGCCGGCGATGTTGTGGGGCCGGTGAAGACGCAGTTCGGCTGGCATGTGATCAAAGTTACTGATGTGAAAAACTAA
- a CDS encoding RibD family protein, which yields MNTILHKPHVLMISEITADGKLTLKRGASSKILMKHMSHEAEILLHETRAAYDAIMVGSSTIKIDNSFLTVRMVPGKSPLRVIPSGLADIPLDANVLDTSAVPTVVAVSAAAPADRVAALREKGVSVVVAGEEKVDLPVLMDILYREFSVRNLIIEGGPTLNWHMLHHHLVDEIRLIHLPFIVGGNDTPSLVGGMHIDSEDQMIRLELSGTRMVGTNLVTEYRVL from the coding sequence ATGAATACGATACTGCATAAACCCCATGTGCTGATGATCTCGGAGATTACGGCGGATGGGAAACTTACCCTGAAACGCGGTGCTTCCAGCAAGATTCTGATGAAGCATATGTCGCATGAAGCAGAAATTCTGCTGCATGAGACGCGTGCGGCCTATGATGCGATTATGGTCGGATCATCCACGATTAAGATTGACAACTCGTTTCTGACCGTGCGCATGGTCCCGGGGAAAAGTCCTCTGCGGGTGATCCCCTCAGGTCTGGCGGATATTCCGCTGGATGCGAATGTGCTGGACACCTCAGCCGTGCCGACGGTTGTCGCCGTGTCTGCTGCGGCTCCGGCGGATCGGGTTGCGGCGCTTCGGGAGAAGGGCGTGTCCGTCGTTGTCGCAGGAGAGGAGAAGGTGGACCTTCCTGTCCTGATGGATATATTGTACCGGGAATTTTCGGTACGGAACCTGATTATTGAGGGCGGCCCTACCCTGAACTGGCACATGCTGCATCACCATCTGGTGGACGAGATACGATTAATTCATCTGCCGTTTATTGTGGGCGGGAATGACACGCCGTCACTGGTCGGCGGGATGCACATCGATTCAGAGGATCAGATGATCCGGCTTGAACTTTCCGGGACACGGATGGTTGGAACAAATCTGGTTACCGAGTACCGGGTACTCTAA
- the gatD gene encoding Glu-tRNA(Gln) amidotransferase subunit GatD, protein MTFSNSDPVHVAFAGLDLHGIYISGSDGNAVVKLSSGYNICVPEVLCTPAPECSAAQPHHAAAEPLKQDANLPLLSIISTGGTIASTVDYRTGAVSSKFTAEDIIRSIPELAGIARYHTAQPFNVLSENMNPAMWQELARAVRDEIAAGAAGVIVTHGTDTMLYSAAAVSFMLTTPVPVIFVGAQRSADRPSSDNAMNAICSAKAGVSDLGEVVVCMHATSDDVECALHRATRVRKNHTSRRDAFQSIGRAPVGMVSYPDGAVTLGKDAVLRGTHELRLLDRLESRCALLQYYPGMDPAVFDAFSGYAGLVIAGTGLGHVGTDCIAKIAALTAAGTLVVMTSQCQAGDVCDRVYETGRDLLDAGVVEGGSMLPEVALVKLMWVLGNTTRREDAVRMMQTNLKGELDYDLGREM, encoded by the coding sequence ATGACATTTTCCAACAGCGATCCCGTACACGTGGCGTTTGCAGGTCTTGACCTGCACGGTATTTACATCTCCGGTTCAGACGGCAATGCCGTGGTGAAACTTTCCAGCGGCTACAACATCTGTGTGCCCGAGGTGCTCTGCACCCCGGCACCGGAGTGTTCGGCAGCACAGCCGCATCACGCAGCAGCAGAGCCGCTGAAGCAGGATGCAAACCTGCCTCTGCTTTCGATCATCTCAACCGGCGGTACGATCGCAAGTACGGTTGACTACCGGACCGGAGCGGTTTCTTCCAAATTCACCGCAGAAGACATCATCCGCTCCATCCCCGAACTTGCAGGAATTGCGCGCTACCACACGGCCCAGCCGTTCAATGTTCTGTCGGAGAACATGAACCCTGCCATGTGGCAGGAGCTTGCCCGCGCGGTGCGCGATGAGATTGCCGCAGGTGCTGCAGGAGTTATTGTGACGCATGGGACCGATACGATGCTCTACAGTGCTGCGGCGGTTTCATTCATGCTTACCACGCCGGTACCGGTGATCTTTGTCGGCGCCCAGCGGTCTGCCGACCGCCCGAGCAGTGACAACGCTATGAACGCGATCTGCTCGGCAAAGGCCGGGGTATCGGACCTTGGCGAGGTTGTTGTCTGTATGCATGCAACCTCTGATGATGTGGAGTGTGCACTGCACCGGGCGACCCGTGTGCGCAAAAACCACACATCGCGCCGCGATGCGTTCCAGAGCATCGGAAGAGCACCGGTTGGGATGGTTTCGTATCCGGATGGTGCGGTAACACTCGGGAAGGATGCTGTTCTGCGCGGAACCCATGAACTCCGGCTGCTTGACCGGCTGGAGTCCCGCTGCGCTCTCCTTCAGTATTATCCGGGCATGGACCCTGCGGTGTTTGATGCGTTCTCCGGGTATGCGGGTCTTGTGATTGCGGGAACGGGTCTTGGCCATGTGGGAACGGACTGCATTGCAAAGATTGCAGCACTTACTGCTGCGGGAACGTTGGTGGTGATGACCTCGCAGTGTCAGGCGGGTGATGTCTGTGACCGCGTGTATGAAACAGGCCGCGATCTGCTTGACGCCGGTGTTGTTGAGGGCGGAAGTATGCTGCCTGAGGTTGCGCTCGTGAAACTGATGTGGGTTCTTGGTAATACTACCCGCCGCGAGGATGCGGTGCGGATGATGCAGACGAACCTGAAAGGGGAACTTGACTATGATCTCGGGAGGGAGATGTAA
- the gatE gene encoding Glu-tRNA(Gln) amidotransferase subunit GatE, which translates to MTDFDYEALGLKAGIEIHQQLNTKEKLFSHTPTIIRDSAEHTGEVKRFLRVATSEMGDVDRAAKEEMLSARLFTYYTYDTTGLVEIDEQPPAPLNPDALDLVLTIAKMFDMTPLPQIHTMRKMIVDGSATSGFQRTALVALNGAIDQTCRIETVAVEEDACQRVTDQVFSVDRLGIPLIEITTAPCMRTPEQVHDVAQYIGMTLRSTGRVKRGLGTIRQDVNVSIRDGARVEIKGVQELDLIAEVVRREVQRQLSLLAIKDELAARNALVNGEVYDVTSVFAKTQSQVLKKAKVILGTVLHGFAGLVGMEIQPGRRLGSEMSDYAKKCGVGGLFHTDELPAYGVTAEEVAVLKESLGAGEQDAVIIVAATEQKSRCAMQMIIRRAKMAMEGVPEETRKMLEGGSTAYMRPLPGAARMYPETDILPVPVSRKYWESIATPELLTDKAERFISAYGLDAGMAHQMAFSEKLPLFERAVSEGIRPVFAARTILASLKELGRAGISPDAIPDDSVIAVMKAVEAGHAAKEAVSEILSACARGMTLDEAIATVAPAFSREELQELVRTIVSERVDFIKSRGKAALGPVMGVVMKEVRGRIDGKVVSEVLDEELGRII; encoded by the coding sequence ATGACTGATTTCGACTACGAGGCTCTTGGGTTAAAGGCAGGAATCGAGATTCACCAGCAGCTTAATACGAAGGAGAAGCTGTTTTCCCACACACCGACGATCATCCGTGATTCGGCCGAACATACGGGGGAGGTGAAACGGTTCCTCCGTGTTGCAACGTCTGAGATGGGGGATGTTGACCGCGCGGCAAAAGAGGAAATGCTTTCGGCACGGCTGTTTACGTATTATACCTATGATACGACCGGCCTTGTGGAGATCGATGAGCAGCCGCCCGCGCCGCTGAATCCCGATGCGCTGGATCTGGTGCTGACGATTGCAAAGATGTTTGACATGACGCCGCTGCCGCAGATTCACACGATGCGCAAAATGATCGTGGACGGTTCTGCCACGAGCGGATTCCAGCGGACAGCGCTTGTTGCGCTGAATGGTGCAATTGATCAGACCTGCCGGATTGAGACGGTCGCCGTTGAGGAGGATGCCTGCCAGCGTGTTACCGATCAGGTGTTCTCGGTGGACCGGCTGGGTATTCCGCTGATTGAGATTACGACTGCTCCGTGTATGCGGACTCCCGAACAGGTGCATGACGTTGCCCAGTACATCGGTATGACGCTGCGCTCTACGGGACGGGTGAAACGGGGTCTTGGTACGATCCGTCAGGATGTGAATGTGTCCATCCGTGATGGTGCACGTGTGGAGATCAAGGGCGTGCAGGAGCTGGATCTGATCGCCGAGGTTGTCCGCCGCGAGGTACAGCGCCAGCTGTCGCTGCTTGCAATCAAGGATGAACTGGCTGCGCGCAATGCGCTGGTGAACGGAGAGGTGTACGATGTGACATCGGTCTTTGCAAAGACCCAGTCACAGGTGCTGAAGAAGGCGAAGGTAATTCTCGGAACCGTTCTGCACGGCTTTGCGGGACTTGTCGGGATGGAGATTCAGCCGGGCAGAAGACTCGGGTCCGAGATGTCGGATTACGCAAAGAAGTGCGGGGTCGGCGGTCTGTTCCACACCGACGAACTGCCTGCCTACGGAGTGACGGCCGAGGAGGTTGCTGTTCTGAAAGAGAGCCTTGGTGCGGGCGAGCAGGATGCGGTGATCATTGTTGCGGCGACGGAGCAGAAGTCCCGGTGCGCAATGCAGATGATTATCCGCCGCGCGAAGATGGCGATGGAAGGTGTGCCTGAAGAGACACGCAAGATGCTTGAGGGAGGATCAACCGCCTACATGCGCCCGCTGCCGGGGGCTGCACGGATGTATCCGGAGACGGATATTCTGCCTGTTCCGGTCAGCCGGAAGTACTGGGAAAGCATTGCAACGCCGGAGCTTCTAACCGACAAAGCGGAGCGGTTTATCTCTGCGTACGGTCTTGATGCCGGTATGGCGCATCAGATGGCATTCTCCGAGAAGCTGCCGCTGTTTGAGCGTGCGGTTTCCGAGGGTATCCGTCCGGTGTTTGCAGCACGCACGATTCTTGCATCCTTAAAGGAACTGGGCCGTGCGGGTATTTCGCCGGATGCGATCCCTGACGACTCCGTGATTGCGGTGATGAAGGCGGTTGAAGCCGGTCATGCGGCAAAAGAAGCTGTGTCGGAGATTTTGTCGGCATGCGCACGCGGGATGACACTGGATGAGGCGATTGCAACGGTCGCGCCTGCATTTTCCCGCGAGGAGCTCCAGGAACTGGTCCGCACGATCGTTTCGGAACGCGTTGATTTCATTAAATCACGCGGGAAAGCAGCGCTCGGTCCGGTTATGGGCGTGGTAATGAAGGAGGTCCGCGGTCGGATCGACGGTAAAGTGGTTTCGGAGGTTCTGGACGAGGAACTTGGACGGATCATCTGA